A window from Actimicrobium sp. CCC2.4 encodes these proteins:
- a CDS encoding ABC transporter permease: MENTPPQVAIETPFRRFVRNFFSSKIAAAGFILLAVIVLAALFAPWLSPQDPYDLSRLDVMDSRMAPGAESFSGNMTFLLGTDEQGRDMLSAILYGVRISVAVGVASTVIALLIGLTLGLLAGYSGGRTEAFIMRVADIQLSFPPILIALILLALTGPGVGKIIIALVAVQWAYYARTARSAALVERKKEYIEAATALGLSPLRIMLRHLLPNCLPPLIVISALQVASAISLEATLSFLGLGLPVTEPSLGLLIANGFQYLLSGKYWISFFPGIALLLTVVAINLVADQLRDVLNPRLQTQ, translated from the coding sequence ATGGAAAACACTCCACCGCAAGTCGCCATCGAGACGCCATTCCGGCGCTTCGTGCGCAATTTTTTCAGCAGTAAAATCGCTGCGGCCGGCTTTATCCTGCTGGCCGTGATTGTCCTTGCCGCGCTGTTTGCGCCATGGTTGTCGCCGCAGGATCCGTATGACCTGTCGCGCCTGGACGTGATGGATTCGCGCATGGCACCGGGTGCCGAGTCATTCAGCGGCAATATGACCTTCCTGCTGGGCACCGACGAGCAGGGCCGCGACATGCTGTCGGCCATCCTGTATGGCGTGCGTATTTCGGTCGCGGTCGGCGTCGCCAGTACCGTCATTGCATTACTGATCGGCCTGACGCTGGGCTTGCTGGCCGGTTACTCGGGTGGTCGCACCGAGGCCTTCATCATGCGCGTGGCCGATATCCAGTTGTCGTTCCCGCCCATCCTGATCGCCCTGATCCTGCTGGCGTTGACCGGACCGGGCGTCGGCAAGATCATCATCGCGCTGGTAGCCGTGCAATGGGCGTACTACGCGCGCACTGCCCGCAGCGCCGCGCTGGTCGAACGCAAGAAGGAATACATCGAAGCGGCCACCGCGCTGGGCCTGTCGCCGCTGCGCATCATGCTGCGCCATCTGCTGCCGAATTGCCTGCCGCCGCTGATCGTGATCTCGGCGCTGCAAGTGGCGTCGGCCATTTCGCTCGAAGCCACGTTGTCCTTCCTTGGCCTGGGCTTGCCGGTCACCGAACCGTCGCTCGGCCTGCTGATTGCCAACGGCTTCCAGTACCTGTTATCCGGCAAATACTGGATCAGCTTTTTTCCGGGGATCGCCTTGCTGCTGACGGTGGTGGCGATCAATCTGGTGGCTGACCAATTGCGCGATGTGCTCAATCCGCGCCTGCAAACGCAATGA
- a CDS encoding ABC transporter ATP-binding protein — translation MKEDTVVPTLSVSHLHTQFTTRAGIVKAVDDVSFSVMPGQIMGLVGESGSGKSMTGYSIMGLIDPPGKVTGGSILLQGSELRGIPADAMRKIRGDRIAMIFQDPMMTLNPVLRIDTQMMEAVLAHHDVSKDTARAMSRDALARVGIPSPDERLLAYPHQFSGGMRQRVAIAIALLNKPDLIICDEPTTALDVTIQGQILYEMQKLCRESGTALIWITHDLSVVAGLADTVCVMYAGKIVESGTVRQVLEQPRHPYTHGLIGSAPSRNPRGQPLRQIPGMTPSLLNLPGGCAFRERCDRASVACTESPPLEHADGRALRCFHPIIELAEVNA, via the coding sequence ATGAAAGAAGACACCGTGGTTCCTACTCTGAGCGTGTCGCATCTGCACACGCAATTCACGACACGCGCCGGCATCGTCAAGGCCGTCGACGATGTCTCGTTCTCGGTCATGCCGGGCCAGATCATGGGTCTGGTCGGCGAGTCCGGCTCCGGCAAATCGATGACCGGTTATTCGATCATGGGCTTGATCGACCCTCCCGGCAAAGTCACCGGGGGCTCGATCCTGCTGCAAGGCAGCGAGCTGCGCGGCATCCCGGCCGACGCGATGCGCAAGATACGCGGCGACCGCATCGCGATGATTTTCCAGGATCCGATGATGACCTTGAATCCGGTCCTGCGGATTGATACGCAAATGATGGAAGCGGTGCTCGCGCATCACGACGTCAGCAAGGACACCGCGCGCGCGATGTCGCGCGATGCGCTGGCGCGGGTCGGGATTCCGTCGCCTGACGAGCGACTGCTGGCGTATCCGCACCAGTTCTCCGGCGGCATGCGTCAGCGCGTGGCGATTGCGATTGCACTGCTCAACAAGCCCGACCTGATCATTTGCGACGAGCCGACCACCGCGCTTGATGTGACGATCCAGGGCCAGATCCTCTACGAGATGCAAAAGCTGTGCCGCGAGTCCGGCACCGCGCTGATCTGGATCACGCATGACCTGTCGGTGGTGGCCGGTCTGGCCGACACCGTTTGCGTCATGTATGCCGGAAAAATCGTCGAAAGCGGCACCGTCCGGCAAGTGCTGGAACAGCCGCGCCATCCGTACACGCATGGTCTGATCGGCTCAGCACCGTCGCGCAATCCGCGCGGCCAGCCCTTGCGCCAGATTCCCGGCATGACGCCGTCGCTACTGAATTTGCCGGGTGGTTGTGCGTTCCGTGAGCGCTGCGACCGGGCCAGCGTGGCATGTACCGAGTCGCCGCCGCTGGAACATGCCGATGGCCGCGCGCTGCGCTGCTTTCATCCGATCATCGAACTGGCTGAGGTGAACGCATGA
- a CDS encoding ABC transporter permease codes for MLVFIIRRLLQSLVVLLVMSLLVFVGVYAIGNPIDMLISPDADQMDRIRTIAAFGLDKPLWEQYFIFVKNALSGDMGNSFAFSTPALTLIFERMPATMELAVFAIVMSIGLGIPLGLWAGLRPNGIAGKSIMAVSILGFSLPTFWVGLMLIMVFAVQLGWLPSSGRGATTLLLGVPVSFLSVDGLRHLLMPAFNLALFNIALVIRLTRAGAQEALLQDYVKFARAKGLSSTRIIGVHVLKNILIPIVTVIALQFGSIIAFAIVTETVFAWPGMGKLIIDSIRFLDRPVIVAYLMLIVVIFIFINLVVDVVYSLLDPRVRLSDTKG; via the coding sequence ATGCTCGTATTTATCATTCGCCGACTGCTGCAAAGCCTGGTCGTGCTGCTGGTCATGTCGTTGCTGGTGTTTGTTGGCGTGTACGCGATCGGGAACCCGATCGACATGCTGATCAGCCCCGATGCCGACCAGATGGATCGCATTCGCACCATTGCCGCTTTCGGACTCGACAAGCCGCTGTGGGAACAATATTTTATTTTCGTCAAAAATGCGCTGAGCGGTGACATGGGCAACTCGTTTGCCTTTTCGACGCCGGCACTGACGCTGATTTTTGAACGCATGCCGGCCACGATGGAGCTGGCGGTGTTCGCTATCGTGATGTCGATAGGCCTCGGTATTCCGCTCGGCCTGTGGGCCGGCCTGCGGCCAAACGGTATTGCCGGCAAGTCCATCATGGCGGTCTCCATCCTGGGTTTTTCGCTGCCGACATTCTGGGTCGGCCTGATGCTGATCATGGTGTTTGCGGTGCAGTTGGGCTGGTTGCCATCGAGCGGTCGCGGGGCGACCACCTTGCTGCTCGGCGTGCCGGTCAGCTTCCTGTCGGTCGATGGCCTGCGCCATTTGCTGATGCCGGCATTTAACCTGGCGCTGTTCAATATCGCGCTGGTGATCCGGCTCACGCGGGCCGGTGCACAGGAAGCGCTGCTGCAGGATTACGTCAAGTTCGCCCGCGCCAAGGGCTTGTCGAGCACGCGCATCATCGGCGTGCATGTCCTCAAAAACATCCTGATCCCCATCGTCACCGTCATCGCGCTGCAGTTCGGTTCGATCATCGCGTTTGCCATCGTCACCGAAACGGTGTTTGCCTGGCCGGGCATGGGCAAGCTGATCATCGATTCGATCCGCTTCCTCGACCGTCCCGTGATCGTTGCTTACCTGATGCTGATCGTCGTGATTTTCATCTTCATCAACCTGGTGGTCGACGTGGTGTATTCGCTGCTCGATCCACGAGTGCGCTTGTCCGACACCAAAGGCTGA
- a CDS encoding ABC transporter ATP-binding protein, which yields MTDPVQSMLELRGVSKRFVKSIDAAARIANVFGAGIKEEVVHAVDEVDLVINRGEVIGLVGESGCGKSTLGRMAVGLHSLSSGSRRWKGEDIDALDPAQRRLKQLGIQMIFQDPYASLNPRMRVLDIVGEAPVAHKMIAAREQVDYVEDLLQRVGLDPAVLRRFPHQFSGGQRARVGIARALAVRPEFLVCDEAVAALDVSIQAQVLNLFIRLRDELNLTYLFISHDLGVVRHLSDRVVIMYLGRVVESAPADAVFNHANHPYTQALLASAPKLEVRKTEFFAVRGEIPSPLNPPDGCHFHPRCPHAMPRCSVEKPALKEVAPAHFSACHLNDQP from the coding sequence ATGACCGATCCAGTCCAATCCATGCTGGAACTGCGTGGTGTCAGCAAGCGCTTCGTCAAATCGATCGATGCGGCGGCACGTATCGCCAATGTCTTCGGCGCTGGCATCAAGGAAGAAGTCGTGCATGCGGTCGATGAGGTCGACCTCGTGATCAATCGCGGTGAAGTGATCGGCCTGGTCGGTGAATCGGGTTGCGGCAAATCGACGCTGGGCCGGATGGCGGTCGGCTTGCACAGCCTGTCATCGGGGTCGCGGCGCTGGAAGGGCGAAGATATCGATGCGCTCGATCCGGCGCAGCGGCGCCTGAAGCAACTCGGCATCCAGATGATTTTTCAGGACCCGTATGCGTCGCTCAACCCGCGCATGCGTGTGCTCGATATCGTCGGCGAAGCGCCGGTCGCGCACAAGATGATCGCCGCGCGCGAGCAGGTCGATTACGTCGAAGACCTGCTGCAGCGGGTCGGCCTCGACCCGGCCGTGCTGCGGCGTTTTCCGCATCAGTTTTCCGGTGGCCAGCGCGCCCGTGTCGGGATCGCGCGGGCGCTGGCGGTGCGGCCCGAATTTCTGGTCTGCGATGAAGCCGTCGCGGCGCTGGATGTGTCGATTCAGGCGCAGGTATTGAACCTGTTCATCCGTCTGCGCGATGAGCTGAACCTGACTTACCTGTTTATTAGCCATGACCTCGGCGTGGTCCGGCATCTTTCCGATCGCGTCGTTATCATGTACCTCGGACGGGTGGTGGAATCGGCACCGGCGGACGCTGTGTTCAATCATGCGAACCATCCGTACACGCAGGCGCTGCTGGCGTCGGCACCGAAACTGGAAGTGCGCAAGACCGAATTTTTTGCAGTGCGTGGCGAGATTCCGTCGCCGCTCAATCCGCCCGATGGCTGCCACTTTCATCCACGCTGTCCGCATGCGATGCCGCGCTGCAGTGTCGAGAAACCGGCCTTGAAAGAAGTCGCGCCGGCACATTTTTCGGCCTGCCACCTGAACGATCAACCCTGA